CCACATTGTCAACCAGCGCAAGCATCGCCCTATTAAGGGAAGTCCTTTTGCTCACGGGTTTAGATAAGCATTGATATCCGGCATATCTGTGGTCTTTCCCAACATCTTGGACAGAAATGTAAAAACCTGAGTCAATCAAACGGATGCGACATCTTTCAAAAAGGATATCAAGTTCAAAGAGTGAATACTTGCGTTCATCGCCAACCATTAAATGAAATTGTTTACAAAGCTCAAACTCCAAACACCCTGATATGTTTGTATCAGAAGGGCTATAGTCTGCAACCGCTAGGGTTGTTACGACGCTCCTGGCCTCTCCAAATAGAAAGCGGCACAGGTCGATCATATGTGACCCGCTGTGAAGGATTCCTTTGGTGTAGGTACCGCTTGCGCACAAAACTTTCCCGTATTCTCCGGTAGTTATAGCATGCTGAATTTCTTGGACAGCGCGGTCAAAACGACGGGGATAATTGACGACTACTGGAATACCCAGGTGACGGTAAAGGCGGACGATTTTTCGCGTGTCGGCTACATGCAGAGTGACTGGCTTTTCGCAGATAACAATTCGTGGTCTATAAGGGGCAATCTTCAATAATATACCGAAATGAGACGAATCCGGCGTGCAAATACTTACTATTTCCGGCTGTACTGTTTTCATCATGGTATCCAAATCGTCATATGCCTGGCAGCCCCATTTCTTGGCCTCGCGGCGAGCCACACCCTTGTTGGTATCAAACATGCCCATTAAATCAACCCGAGGGTGCCTGTCAAAAGCGTGAGCGTGAGTCAACACCCCCCCGCTTTTAGGAGAGTCAAATTGTGAAGCGATTCTGCCTGCACCGATGATAACGGCTTTGAAGTTAGCCCTCGATTGTTTTCTTTGTTTTGACATGTTTGTTGATGGTCAGCAACTGCGGGTTGTTTCTTAAAAAGGTTAGTACCTCCGAGACGCCGAAGTTCTTATTGACGGGCAATAATCTCTCAAAAATGAGACCTACTAATTCATAATCCGCTTTCTCGTCAAGAGTCACGCGCAAATCAGGCCAGAAGTGCTCGTGTTCCTTGGGCAACCAGCCATGTAAGGCAAACCTCTCTGGGTGACTGTATAAGTACAACGAGACATGAACTCTATCAATTGGGTCCTGGGTGAGCTTGTCAACCTCCGCCAATACCGCTACAGGAAATACTTGCACATCAAAACCGTCTGGATAGGACCTCGGAAGGGTATTAGAGGCATAGTCAACATCATGAGAGAAAAATTCTTCAATCCCGCGATCTACCAACTCACCGTTTACCAGAGGACAATCTCCTGTTATCTCGACAATAATATCGCCTTGTACCGATTGCGCGGCCAATAGTACCCGAGACAGAACATCATCTTCGCTACCGCGAAAATAGGTAACGTTTAGTCTCTTAGCCAACGAGACTATCGGGTCATCGGCGTGGTTAGTCGTAGTAGCAACGACAATTTCATCCACATAAGCGCTGGTTCGCACCCTTTCCAAAAGACGCTCCAGGGCCGGCTTGCCAGCCAAAGGAAACAATACCTTGCCCGGCAGACGCGATGATGTCATGCGCGCCTCCACGGTGGCAACTATCTTTTTGTTGTTTCCTGTATACACACTAATGGAGAAAGAAATCAGAAAATTATAAATTCTTTATCAATTCCTTCAGCCGATTCTTGGTGAGCCATTCTTTATTGTACCGGCTATCGTAGCAAAATCCTTCACGCACCTTTTTCCCCGTTCTGGTGTAGGCGCGAAATCGTCCGGGAACTGACCATGACATAAATTCAGGAAGTATCACAAAATACTTCAAGAGCTCAATAGTACGTCTGGACTCTTGGTCGGTCAGCAGAACTTCATGTAGTTTTTCTCCGGGTCGCAGACCGACAACCTCCTTTTCTGCCCCAGGAATAAGTGCGTCAACGAGGTCGCCTATCTTCATACTGGGAATCTTGGGGATGA
The DNA window shown above is from bacterium and carries:
- a CDS encoding Gfo/Idh/MocA family oxidoreductase is translated as MSKQRKQSRANFKAVIIGAGRIASQFDSPKSGGVLTHAHAFDRHPRVDLMGMFDTNKGVARREAKKWGCQAYDDLDTMMKTVQPEIVSICTPDSSHFGILLKIAPYRPRIVICEKPVTLHVADTRKIVRLYRHLGIPVVVNYPRRFDRAVQEIQHAITTGEYGKVLCASGTYTKGILHSGSHMIDLCRFLFGEARSVVTTLAVADYSPSDTNISGCLEFELCKQFHLMVGDERKYSLFELDILFERCRIRLIDSGFYISVQDVGKDHRYAGYQCLSKPVSKRTSLNRAMLALVDNVVHYLSHGQLLIGRVEDAAKTQRVCELLLTGKKFRKHYV
- a CDS encoding glycosyltransferase family protein, with product MYTGNNKKIVATVEARMTSSRLPGKVLFPLAGKPALERLLERVRTSAYVDEIVVATTTNHADDPIVSLAKRLNVTYFRGSEDDVLSRVLLAAQSVQGDIIVEITGDCPLVNGELVDRGIEEFFSHDVDYASNTLPRSYPDGFDVQVFPVAVLAEVDKLTQDPIDRVHVSLYLYSHPERFALHGWLPKEHEHFWPDLRVTLDEKADYELVGLIFERLLPVNKNFGVSEVLTFLRNNPQLLTINKHVKTKKTIEG